A single region of the Bacteroides luhongzhouii genome encodes:
- a CDS encoding SusC/RagA family TonB-linked outer membrane protein: MGKALDKVADAAGMKINFSTEDVKGYQVSLNIQNGRIEDVLKEVIGDKPFKYSINREFITIIRTSEPIVPEIRTVTGRVTDSEAVPLSGVHIIITDMQGKQVEMLPTDINGEYTVKLSAGKSYFVKTRYIGMKEKTVKIKPDVAEIPVIVLEEDSKAIGEVVVTGYGNVIKGNYTGAATTIKADDILMPSVSSIDQMLQGVVPGMLVMNKTGMSGASPKIRVRGTSTLLGSQDPVWVVDGVVQIDPMPFDPEDNTKFSVDADDIRQLAGNAISWLNPNDIETITVLKDASATAIYGSKAANGVIVVTTKKASQGRISVNYNSDFSIGMRPRYGMYDQMNSAESMQLSKDIYDERRSYTTPILPIGYAGLVQKMLNKEITFEEMNREYQTMAARNTDWFKLLFRNSFNQSHNISISGGNEKIMNRTSFGYTGEKGEAKGNDMNLFTATSNTTINFSSKLIVNMLLKASVRDVNGFAYNVNPFDYAYNTSRAIPAYNNDGTLFYHEKIGEYNPENGKNMYNYNILNEMNHTGSEGNTRTFGSTIDLKWRILPYLEYQGIVSYASSSSDSKKYASERSFYITQLRGYEYGTALTNSPEMNASRLPFGGILETDLANTSTVMVRNSLVYDQLFKNTHRFTFQLGIETNSVKTKGDSNKRYGYLPDRGETFATPPLVYIFQGNETINNEIANGAASVINRRNNSLSEYMSAVYTYNDLYVFNFNGRVDASNRFGQDKNKRFEPTWSAGLKWRIANERFAKKTWWLNNLDLYASWGYQGNAVTAVSPYLIAYDGGLDNRYNEYILKIKSLPYPDLGWEKTRTYNFGLDGSLLNGRLNFTVNYFQKVSDVLSSRNIPYENGFANGIVSGSTMKNYGYDFVIDVIPVRTKNVTWQLSLNTAVSRNKIDKNDRVNTLNDFLSGAAIVNGRPYSTFYSYKLTGLNPENGLPMFDKMDLKDGKSPMDFLVESGKFTPDFSGGLNTMIKYKNISLYALFAIQWGGHARLPKLYSGATDTQSGLSRPEQNVSKKLINRWKKPGDEAFTNIPSLPGAGNETIELPITATSQKISTNLYHMYNMSDARVANTNFIRCRSISLAYEFIQQDWLKRLFIRRMQVKASMTNPFMWVSDKKWDGLDPETGNWPVRKVMSLSLQVSF, translated from the coding sequence ATGGGCAAAGCATTGGATAAGGTAGCAGATGCAGCCGGAATGAAGATTAATTTTAGCACAGAAGATGTAAAAGGTTATCAAGTCAGTCTAAATATTCAAAACGGACGGATAGAAGATGTCTTGAAAGAAGTTATCGGCGATAAACCTTTCAAATACAGTATAAACAGGGAGTTTATAACAATTATTCGTACAAGTGAGCCTATTGTTCCAGAGATAAGGACTGTGACAGGAAGAGTGACGGATTCGGAAGCCGTTCCTTTGTCCGGTGTCCATATAATTATCACCGATATGCAGGGAAAACAAGTTGAGATGCTTCCAACCGACATCAATGGAGAATATACCGTAAAACTCTCTGCCGGAAAATCCTACTTTGTGAAAACTCGCTACATAGGAATGAAAGAAAAAACGGTAAAAATAAAGCCAGATGTGGCCGAAATTCCTGTTATTGTCTTGGAAGAAGACAGCAAGGCTATAGGAGAAGTCGTAGTTACCGGTTATGGTAATGTCATTAAAGGGAATTATACGGGAGCTGCCACAACAATAAAGGCAGATGATATTTTAATGCCCAGTGTTTCATCTATTGACCAAATGTTACAAGGGGTAGTTCCGGGAATGCTAGTGATGAACAAAACAGGCATGAGCGGCGCTTCTCCTAAAATCAGGGTAAGAGGTACTTCCACACTACTGGGTAGCCAGGACCCTGTTTGGGTAGTAGACGGAGTAGTACAAATAGACCCGATGCCTTTCGACCCGGAAGATAACACTAAATTTTCAGTTGATGCTGATGACATACGCCAGCTGGCCGGAAATGCCATATCATGGCTGAACCCCAATGATATAGAAACGATTACCGTACTGAAAGACGCATCCGCAACAGCCATATACGGTTCGAAAGCCGCCAACGGAGTCATTGTTGTAACCACCAAAAAAGCCTCACAAGGAAGAATCTCTGTAAATTATAATAGTGACTTTTCCATAGGCATGCGTCCTAGATATGGTATGTACGACCAAATGAATTCAGCGGAATCCATGCAACTATCGAAAGATATATATGATGAAAGACGGTCATACACAACTCCGATCCTGCCTATCGGCTACGCAGGATTGGTACAGAAGATGCTTAACAAAGAAATCACATTTGAAGAGATGAATCGGGAATACCAGACAATGGCCGCACGGAACACGGATTGGTTCAAATTATTATTCCGCAATTCATTTAACCAATCGCATAATATCAGCATCAGTGGAGGAAACGAAAAAATAATGAATCGTACCTCTTTCGGCTATACAGGTGAAAAAGGAGAAGCAAAAGGAAATGATATGAACTTATTTACAGCTACTTCGAACACAACCATAAACTTCAGTTCTAAATTGATAGTCAATATGCTATTGAAAGCAAGCGTACGTGATGTAAACGGATTTGCCTACAATGTGAACCCGTTCGATTACGCATACAATACTTCACGCGCCATACCTGCTTATAATAACGACGGTACTTTATTTTACCATGAAAAGATCGGAGAATACAACCCGGAAAATGGTAAGAATATGTATAATTACAACATCTTGAATGAGATGAACCATACAGGAAGTGAAGGCAACACCCGCACATTTGGCTCAACGATTGATCTCAAATGGCGTATTCTGCCTTATTTGGAATATCAAGGTATCGTTTCCTACGCCAGTTCATCTTCGGACTCAAAGAAATATGCAAGCGAACGTTCTTTTTATATTACGCAACTTCGCGGATACGAATATGGTACCGCTTTAACAAACAGCCCGGAGATGAATGCTTCACGATTACCTTTCGGTGGTATTCTGGAAACGGATTTGGCTAATACGTCTACTGTGATGGTCCGCAATAGTCTTGTGTACGACCAATTGTTTAAGAACACACATAGATTTACCTTTCAGCTGGGTATTGAAACCAATTCGGTAAAGACAAAAGGCGATTCGAACAAACGCTACGGATATCTCCCTGACCGTGGTGAAACTTTTGCCACCCCACCGCTTGTCTATATATTTCAGGGTAATGAAACAATCAATAATGAGATTGCAAACGGAGCGGCCAGCGTTATTAACCGACGAAACAATTCGTTAAGCGAATATATGTCAGCCGTTTATACATACAATGATTTATATGTGTTTAATTTTAATGGCCGTGTAGACGCATCCAATCGTTTCGGACAGGATAAGAACAAGCGTTTTGAGCCCACATGGTCAGCCGGACTAAAATGGAGAATAGCCAACGAACGTTTTGCTAAAAAAACATGGTGGCTCAACAATTTGGATCTTTATGCCTCTTGGGGCTATCAAGGAAATGCCGTAACAGCGGTTTCTCCTTATCTGATTGCTTATGACGGTGGTTTGGACAATCGGTATAATGAATATATTCTGAAAATTAAATCATTACCTTATCCTGACTTGGGATGGGAAAAAACAAGAACCTATAACTTTGGTCTGGATGGTTCGCTTCTGAACGGACGCTTAAACTTTACAGTGAACTATTTTCAGAAAGTAAGCGACGTACTTTCTTCTCGCAACATTCCTTACGAGAATGGATTTGCCAACGGCATAGTATCAGGTTCCACCATGAAGAATTACGGCTATGATTTTGTGATAGACGTAATTCCTGTCCGTACAAAAAATGTTACCTGGCAGTTATCTTTGAATACGGCCGTTTCACGCAACAAGATAGACAAGAACGACCGTGTGAACACGCTGAACGATTTTCTATCGGGCGCAGCTATTGTAAACGGCAGACCTTATTCTACATTTTACTCGTATAAACTGACCGGTCTGAATCCGGAAAACGGTTTACCTATGTTCGATAAAATGGATTTAAAAGATGGAAAAAGCCCTATGGACTTCTTAGTCGAATCTGGAAAGTTCACACCTGATTTTTCCGGTGGATTGAACACCATGATTAAATATAAGAACATTTCACTATATGCATTGTTTGCCATTCAATGGGGCGGCCACGCACGCTTGCCTAAACTCTATTCCGGAGCCACCGACACGCAGTCGGGATTATCCCGTCCGGAACAAAATGTCTCAAAAAAATTGATTAACCGCTGGAAAAAGCCGGGAGACGAAGCATTTACCAACATTCCTTCCCTGCCAGGAGCCGGCAATGAGACCATTGAACT
- a CDS encoding FecR family protein produces the protein MKIKSGTEELIAKYLFGDITEHEKKQLDNWIKTSPQHEEFFNRLRTSASFRKRYEAYTQINSHQAWKHFKKKYCQVSVTSILLKYAAILILPIIITTGGWYFYIASEKQISDNLALGDAIQPGIPKATLILAGNDKQSLTPTYPTPVKVNHSTTAIAQNGALIYPSTPNINIDISQKQQPEIVEKNTLTTEQGNEFRVTFEDGTTVHLNYNTEIRYPVKFSKTKRMVYLKGEAYFKIAKDARPFYVVTDQGIIKQYGTEFNVNTFTSGRTEVALVKGSISIIPQGSTQEQLIEPGQLAHIEQKGNNISIYNVDLTPYIAWNEGRLIFENRTLENIVEILEHWYNVNISFGTSELKQLRFTGNMDRYATISPILKAIARTTNLQIKIEGREILITDN, from the coding sequence ATGAAAATAAAATCTGGTACAGAAGAATTAATAGCCAAATATCTCTTCGGTGATATTACAGAGCACGAGAAAAAACAACTTGACAATTGGATCAAGACCTCTCCACAACACGAAGAGTTTTTCAATCGTTTACGAACAAGCGCATCATTTCGTAAGCGCTACGAGGCATATACACAGATTAACTCACATCAGGCATGGAAACATTTCAAAAAGAAATATTGCCAAGTATCAGTCACATCAATTCTCCTGAAATATGCAGCTATTTTAATATTACCTATAATAATAACAACAGGAGGATGGTACTTTTATATTGCTTCCGAAAAACAAATATCTGACAATCTAGCCTTAGGAGATGCCATACAGCCAGGAATTCCTAAAGCTACATTAATTTTAGCCGGGAATGACAAACAATCGCTTACTCCAACATATCCAACACCAGTTAAAGTTAATCATTCCACAACTGCTATAGCTCAAAATGGTGCGCTCATCTATCCATCAACACCCAATATAAATATAGATATATCTCAAAAACAGCAGCCTGAAATAGTAGAAAAAAACACATTAACAACTGAACAGGGAAACGAATTCAGAGTAACCTTTGAAGATGGAACAACCGTACACCTCAATTATAATACAGAAATACGGTATCCTGTAAAGTTTAGTAAGACTAAACGCATGGTTTATCTAAAAGGGGAAGCCTATTTTAAAATAGCCAAAGATGCTCGTCCTTTCTACGTTGTCACTGACCAAGGAATAATCAAACAGTATGGTACAGAATTTAATGTTAATACATTCACCTCTGGACGAACAGAAGTCGCATTAGTGAAAGGGAGTATCAGTATTATTCCTCAAGGAAGTACACAAGAACAACTCATAGAGCCGGGCCAATTGGCACACATTGAACAGAAAGGTAACAATATATCTATATACAATGTAGACCTCACTCCCTACATAGCATGGAATGAAGGACGACTTATTTTCGAAAATCGTACTTTAGAAAATATTGTCGAAATTCTAGAACATTGGTATAATGTTAATATTTCCTTTGGCACTTCCGAGCTTAAACAACTGCGATTTACTGGTAATATGGATCGTTATGCCACAATCAGCCCGATATTAAAAGCAATAGCACGTACTACGAATTTACAAATAAAAATAGAAGGAAGAGAGATTTTAATCACAGACAATTAA
- the guaA gene encoding glutamine-hydrolyzing GMP synthase gives MKQDMIVILDLGSHENTVLARAIRALGVYSEIYPHDITVEELKALPNVKGIIINGGPNNVIDGVAIDVNPAIYTLGIPVMAAGHDKATCEVKLAEFTDDIEAIKAAVKSFVFDACKAEANWNMKNFVNDQIELIRRQVGDKKVLLALSGGVDSSVVAALLLKAIGNNLVCVHVNHGLMRKGESEDVVEVFSNQLKANLIYVDVTDRFLNKLAGVEDPEQKRKIIGGEFIRVFEEEARKLNGIDFLGQGTIYPDIVESGTKTAKMVKSHHNVGGLPEDLKFELVEPLRQLFKDEVRACGLELGLPYEMVYRQPFPGPGLGVRCLGAITRDRLEAVRESDAILREEFQIAGLDKKVWQYFTVVPDFKSVGVRDNARSFDWPVIIRAVNTVDAMTATIEPIEWPILMKITDRILKEVKNVNRVCYDMSPKPNATIEWE, from the coding sequence ATGAAGCAGGATATGATTGTTATCCTTGACTTGGGTAGTCATGAGAATACGGTATTGGCTCGTGCCATCCGTGCGTTAGGAGTTTATAGTGAGATTTATCCTCACGATATCACAGTGGAAGAACTGAAAGCATTACCCAATGTAAAGGGTATTATTATCAATGGTGGCCCGAATAATGTAATTGATGGCGTTGCCATTGATGTAAATCCGGCTATCTATACTTTGGGGATTCCCGTCATGGCTGCAGGTCACGATAAAGCAACTTGTGAAGTGAAGTTGGCAGAATTTACAGATGATATTGAGGCTATAAAGGCAGCAGTGAAATCATTTGTTTTCGATGCTTGCAAAGCTGAAGCTAACTGGAACATGAAGAATTTTGTTAATGACCAGATTGAGTTGATTAGGCGTCAAGTAGGTGATAAGAAAGTTTTGCTGGCTTTGTCGGGCGGAGTTGACAGTTCTGTGGTAGCAGCTTTACTTCTGAAGGCAATTGGTAACAATCTAGTTTGCGTACATGTTAATCATGGTTTGATGCGTAAGGGAGAGTCTGAAGATGTGGTTGAGGTATTCAGCAACCAGTTGAAAGCAAATCTTATTTATGTAGATGTAACCGATCGTTTCCTGAATAAACTGGCAGGTGTGGAAGATCCGGAACAGAAACGTAAAATTATTGGTGGTGAGTTTATTCGTGTGTTCGAAGAAGAAGCACGTAAGCTGAATGGTATTGACTTCTTGGGTCAAGGTACTATTTATCCGGATATTGTGGAAAGTGGAACGAAAACAGCTAAAATGGTGAAGTCTCATCATAACGTAGGTGGTCTGCCTGAAGACCTTAAGTTCGAGCTTGTGGAGCCATTGCGCCAATTATTTAAAGATGAAGTTCGTGCTTGTGGCTTGGAGTTGGGATTGCCTTATGAGATGGTTTACCGTCAACCTTTCCCTGGTCCAGGTTTGGGCGTACGTTGTTTAGGTGCTATTACGCGTGACCGTTTGGAGGCTGTACGTGAGTCCGATGCTATTTTGCGTGAAGAGTTTCAGATTGCTGGATTGGATAAAAAGGTATGGCAATACTTTACGGTAGTACCCGATTTTAAATCTGTTGGTGTACGTGATAATGCCCGCTCTTTTGATTGGCCGGTGATTATTCGCGCTGTCAACACGGTAGATGCTATGACGGCTACTATCGAACCGATAGAATGGCCTATCCTGATGAAGATAACAGACCGTATCCTGAAAGAAGTGAAGAATGTAAATCGCGTTTGCTATGATATGTCACCGAAACCTAACGCGACTATAGAATGGGAATAA
- a CDS encoding FecR family protein, with amino-acid sequence MEEKRYLDEDLEYALHLLNQPELLCVKEAVQWLDNPDHKELYYSLLAMRESILSNDKNKIDVKAEWKQFNTRHKVMPAKTSRHSFWWGAAAATIALLIAFSFLYIYDQDLTTEKVVVYTAIPEKTDVVLQTASGRSLNLSSQAAMKELEKAQTIDIKKDAISYLPAPSNDKTAEIHTLSTPQGKNFKVVLSDGTEVWMNAESRLRYPDQFFGNERIVELEGEAYFHVTNNKKQPFIVKTKTATTRVLGTKFNFRAYDYENTHVTLINGSVVVTESNSQQQVLLHPGEDIQIDKEHKITVNSVDIRSFIAWCEGYFYFKDVELSEIMRSIGRWYNLTVEFNDKDKTHLRFNFWARQDNGVEDVLQLLNQIGKVKAELKDNVIIVK; translated from the coding sequence ATGGAAGAAAAAAGATATTTGGATGAAGATCTGGAATATGCTCTTCATTTATTAAATCAACCAGAATTATTATGCGTAAAAGAAGCGGTTCAATGGTTGGATAATCCAGATCATAAAGAACTTTATTATTCTCTTTTGGCCATGCGGGAATCTATCTTATCGAACGATAAAAATAAGATAGACGTAAAAGCTGAATGGAAACAATTTAATACCCGCCATAAAGTAATGCCTGCTAAAACGTCCCGCCATTCATTTTGGTGGGGAGCTGCGGCTGCCACTATTGCATTATTGATTGCTTTCTCTTTCTTATATATATACGATCAAGATTTAACAACAGAAAAAGTAGTTGTATATACTGCTATTCCAGAAAAGACTGACGTTGTTTTGCAGACAGCAAGTGGTCGTTCCCTGAATCTGTCCTCTCAAGCAGCTATGAAAGAATTGGAAAAAGCACAGACTATTGATATCAAAAAAGATGCAATTAGCTACTTGCCTGCTCCTTCAAATGATAAAACGGCTGAGATACACACATTAAGTACCCCGCAGGGAAAGAACTTTAAAGTGGTTTTAAGCGATGGTACCGAAGTATGGATGAATGCAGAGAGCCGTTTACGTTATCCAGATCAATTCTTTGGAAATGAGCGTATTGTAGAATTGGAAGGAGAAGCTTATTTCCATGTTACTAACAATAAAAAGCAACCATTTATTGTAAAGACTAAAACTGCAACGACGCGTGTCTTAGGTACTAAGTTCAACTTTAGAGCCTACGATTATGAGAACACCCATGTTACATTAATTAATGGTAGTGTTGTAGTAACTGAGTCCAACAGCCAACAGCAAGTTTTACTTCACCCGGGTGAAGATATACAAATAGACAAAGAACATAAGATAACAGTAAATTCTGTCGACATTCGCAGTTTTATAGCCTGGTGTGAAGGATATTTCTATTTCAAAGATGTTGAACTGAGTGAAATCATGCGTTCTATAGGACGCTGGTATAATCTAACCGTCGAATTCAACGATAAAGATAAGACCCATTTACGTTTTAACTTTTGGGCGCGCCAAGACAACGGAGTTGAAGATGTATTACAATTGCTAAACCAAATAGGAAAGGTGAAGGCAGAGTTAAAAGATAATGTCATCATTGTAAAATAA
- a CDS encoding carboxypeptidase-like regulatory domain-containing protein — translation MQKVLLIVYLLIMGLFSCTSENDEILLENKPSTRTLEVEDDVFYGSYEVQFTGPSSGRILEYDTKEPIIGAAIQLEELPTIGVITDINGYFTLDIPLKYSNMFTLKISYIGLGTMYAKRSRIFVNNAIIPVGTKGIDKVVTRDVLDSCGNYFREVEAFPIDGYKFKMWVGPNDIQIYSNPYRIPLNSTEQFAAHSVIIERPSGGASASVREYVSMDNCGEGISFILIKENDESYELIARPKLGYEFCHWLRKGNVYSELFNIILNNKNNYNIKDFTAVGKKLGSGSGSGAEAGSGSGVSSEEIRIKGVVVSATDNEPLMGANVYCWKPFLGTVTTIEGHYEITLPIGSELCFSYIGYTEQKIKVDKTSSITKLSCVKLKEDDNWNFDVLMENCEK, via the coding sequence ATGCAGAAAGTATTATTAATCGTATATCTTTTGATTATGGGCTTATTTTCTTGCACATCAGAAAATGACGAAATTTTGTTGGAGAATAAACCAAGTACAAGGACTCTAGAGGTTGAAGATGACGTTTTTTATGGGAGCTATGAAGTACAATTTACAGGTCCATCATCTGGGCGTATTTTAGAATATGATACAAAAGAGCCAATCATAGGAGCTGCAATCCAACTAGAGGAACTTCCAACAATTGGAGTTATAACTGATATTAATGGTTATTTCACTTTAGATATTCCTTTAAAATATAGTAATATGTTTACATTGAAAATCAGCTATATTGGATTGGGAACTATGTATGCAAAGAGAAGTAGAATTTTTGTGAATAATGCAATTATTCCTGTTGGAACTAAAGGTATTGATAAAGTTGTCACAAGGGATGTATTAGATAGTTGTGGAAATTATTTCAGAGAAGTTGAGGCTTTTCCCATTGATGGCTATAAATTCAAGATGTGGGTTGGACCTAATGATATTCAAATATATAGTAATCCTTATAGGATACCATTAAATTCAACAGAACAGTTCGCTGCGCATTCTGTAATAATAGAAAGACCTAGTGGAGGAGCAAGTGCTAGCGTTAGAGAATACGTTTCAATGGACAATTGCGGCGAAGGTATATCATTTATACTCATTAAAGAAAATGATGAAAGTTATGAATTGATTGCTCGTCCTAAATTGGGTTATGAATTTTGTCATTGGTTGCGTAAAGGAAATGTTTATTCTGAGTTATTTAATATTATACTTAATAATAAAAATAATTATAATATTAAAGATTTTACTGCTGTTGGAAAAAAACTAGGTTCTGGATCAGGCTCGGGAGCTGAAGCTGGTTCGGGTTCTGGAGTTAGTTCCGAAGAAATTAGAATAAAAGGTGTTGTTGTGTCTGCTACAGATAATGAACCATTAATGGGGGCTAATGTGTATTGTTGGAAGCCATTTCTTGGCACAGTTACAACTATAGAAGGTCATTATGAAATAACATTACCAATAGGATCTGAGTTGTGTTTTAGTTATATAGGCTATACAGAACAAAAAATCAAGGTTGATAAAACAAGTAGTATAACGAAACTGTCTTGTGTAAAATTGAAGGAAGATGATAATTGGAATTTTGATGTACTAATGGAGAATTGTGAAAAATGA
- a CDS encoding RNA polymerase sigma-70 factor, producing MNEEKSSFIKGINEQRPTAYHQLYNEYYKALVLYAINFLSSQQAAEDIVQDLFATMWEKKMRFLSLPSFRTYLYNSIRNASLNYLKHQNVESLYLERLTSTYREITEEEDTNEEEVYRLLFRAIDKLPTRCREIFLLHMDGKKNEEIATALGISIETVKTQKKRAIQSIKEQMGTCYFLLPLCDILYSSKFFS from the coding sequence ATGAACGAAGAGAAAAGTTCCTTTATAAAAGGTATAAATGAGCAACGCCCAACCGCTTATCATCAGCTTTATAATGAATATTATAAAGCATTGGTGTTGTACGCCATCAACTTTCTCTCTTCCCAACAAGCTGCCGAAGATATTGTACAGGATCTTTTTGCAACTATGTGGGAAAAGAAAATGAGATTCTTATCATTACCTTCTTTCCGGACTTATCTTTATAATTCTATACGAAACGCCTCTCTTAATTATTTAAAACATCAGAATGTAGAATCTCTCTATCTTGAACGCTTGACAAGCACTTATCGAGAAATCACAGAAGAAGAAGATACCAATGAAGAAGAAGTATACCGGCTACTATTTCGTGCTATCGATAAATTGCCAACACGCTGCCGGGAAATATTCTTATTGCATATGGATGGAAAAAAGAATGAAGAAATAGCTACTGCACTAGGAATTTCGATTGAAACAGTAAAAACACAAAAGAAAAGAGCTATACAATCTATCAAAGAACAGATGGGCACATGCTATTTTTTGCTCCCCTTATGTGACATTTTGTATAGTTCCAAGTTTTTTTCGTAA
- a CDS encoding RNA polymerase sigma-70 factor: protein MDIEKEKTFKMLFEKHYQQLYQHALSFMKDEETAKDIVNDVFLFFWENFDRFSNSTLYLSLLYTLVRNHCIDHLRHYDVEDKYIQYLKFAFTEEDIDYYTQYQELLDEAFKRLNALPKQAREVVYACLVEGKNYKEVAEQMGISPNTVKNHIVQSLSKMRKETENSKKKSFYIVFFYPFLVL from the coding sequence ATGGATATAGAAAAAGAGAAAACATTCAAAATGTTATTTGAGAAACATTATCAGCAATTATATCAGCATGCTCTCAGTTTTATGAAAGATGAAGAGACTGCGAAAGATATAGTAAATGACGTATTTCTATTTTTTTGGGAAAACTTCGATCGTTTTTCCAACTCAACATTATACCTTTCTCTTCTTTATACGCTCGTACGTAACCACTGCATTGATCATCTTCGCCATTATGATGTGGAAGATAAATACATACAATATTTAAAGTTTGCATTTACAGAAGAAGATATTGATTACTATACACAATACCAGGAATTATTGGATGAAGCCTTCAAACGCCTTAATGCACTCCCCAAACAAGCCCGAGAAGTGGTTTATGCATGTTTAGTCGAAGGAAAAAACTATAAAGAAGTAGCGGAACAGATGGGAATCAGTCCGAATACGGTGAAGAATCATATCGTCCAATCTTTGAGTAAAATGCGAAAAGAAACAGAAAACTCGAAAAAAAAATCATTTTATATAGTCTTTTTTTATCCCTTCCTCGTCTTATAG